The DNA region AGCAAGCTACACACAACTATGTATAGACACCCCAAACCTGTTCCAAAAGAGCGGCAGAGGTGTATCATAAGAAATTTCAACACTATTCGAGATGACCAACTTGGAATGACATACACATCGAAGGTATTGGTTACTCATGTAGCTATATATTCTTTACAAACAAGTTAAATAACACTTAGAATCATTTTCATTAGGTTTAACTGTTTAAGCAGTCTCGGTTGACAATGGAAAGGGGGAAAGAAAGCCCTCAAAGTAACGCTAATCATTATACAATAAACAGGTAATTCCCCATCAacttattaacttttttttttttttttgaaaagaacTTACTAACTTATTTCTGAGTGTCTGATacatttttatcacaaattcgTTTATATCAACAACAATGTTCCAAAAATCACTTAAGAAAATAATAAGATGAgcaatccaaaaccaaaatacaCCTAAAGATAAAGATGCcttcaaaagcaaaatcaattaaaCGGTATCTACCATGCTACTTGtaccaaagaaaagaaaaaaacagtcTCTTTTTCGTTCACCTGGAAATGAGGGCTATTAAGGCAGCGTCCAATCTGTCCAAAAAGCGGAAGCATACATCTTTGAAACTCTACGGCCTGCGTAGCctccaaaacatcttccaactcTGCGAGAAACAGAACCTCCTTTTGACAATTGGTGACCGGCCAAAACTTCAATAACCCCTTGATCACCAGTTCGGCCAACTTAGAATCCTTGTCTACAAACTGTATGATACAATAGGCCAACTGGTAATGATACGCCGATATGGATTTGGGTTTGTGCAGCGGAATAAGTGCCCTCGCTAGGAACAACTTATGCTCCTCTTTCATGGGCAAAGCAAATCCATTTATTATACTCCCTAGAATCTCCAAAAACTCACCAATCCCACAATGCCTCTGCGTCTCGAATATAAACCTATAAAACACATTGTTCATGGCCTTCCGAATAAAGGGTCTAAGAACCATGAACTTCCCATAAATTCTATGCAAAAGGGTTTTCAAATACTCGCGTTCCCGGGGATCCTCCGAATCGAACAACTCCATTAACCTCAGCACAAATATATGATCAATGTAACGCTTGGCAACTTTAGCATCGGTTTCAGGGGAGGCAATGTACCTTAACAAAAGTTCATAGACAATTTGGAGGTGGGGCCACGAGGGTTCCTGATAAGGTTCCTCCTCGTCCGGTTCGATTACGTCCGATGACGGCGGCAGGCACCGGAAGATGTTGATTGACACCATGCGGATGAGCTCCTCTTGCATTGGACCGGTGAGCTTGAGCGAACCGGAGTGGATGAAGTCGACGAGCTCCATTAGGGTTTGGCGCTTGAGCTCCTTCTCCCCAGCAGATTTGAGGGAGCTGGAGAAGTCGCAGTAGAAAGAACAGAGCTGGAGCTTTTTGAGGAGGAGGGCCGGGCGGTCCGAGACGGCGGCGTcgaggaggagagggagggtTTCCATGAGAGGGGAGAGAATGACGAGTCGTGACTCGGGGTCGAACTCGGGATCGGTGGAATCGGGTTTTGGGGATTTGCGGTGGCTGCGTTTTATGATTTTGGtgagcattttttattttattgggatttttgggaggGGATAAGGACGACCTAGGAGACTGGAATGGAGAGGAAAGTTAGGGTTTTTTGGGAGGGGATGAGGAGGGATTTGGGGGAAGAGGGATTGGAAATCATTTGGGTGTTTGGGAGGTGGGAAAATTTGCAGAGAAAGTGGGGGAAAGTTTTGAGTGGAGTTTGTGTGATTGAGGAAGTAGTTTATGGTCACTCTTGCTGGAACCGGTATCGTTTGGTAGGATGGGAAGTAACGGAGAGGGAGATGtcctcggatggaaacaaggaggaagaagaaggggacGGAGAGTTATAATTTTGTTCTACGGgatgaaatagaatgaaaaTTCACTCAAAATTCGTTCTGTGGAATAACGTGTTTCATCCATTTTAAGTGCACCAAACATAAGATGGAACGCCTCTACCGATTCTATTCCGTCTCGTCTCGTGTATCAAATGGTAAGCTTGATTATAAATGGAATGTTTTTTATTCTCTCTCCCCTACCCACTTGAGCATGCAAGTATGGTCGACGCGTACAAAAATTTTACTATGCTCCGGTCTGTAGCACGCATTAAAATAATGGATGGTTGAATGTGTTGCTAAAGATTCAATTGTTAATGACGTAAATACTAAGAATCTCGATGTTCACTATACTTTGGTGCATAATAGAAAAACTTACACAGACGTGAAATGAATCCATTTGAACTTGCATGCTCTTGTTAAATTGTCTTGAATTTAGGAATGGCATGAGCATGAAACTTGTTTTATGTACTGGAGTAACATGATCGTATCTAGGATTCGATTTTTGCAAGTGTTTCTTTAGAAGTAAAATCTCTCAACATTTTAAAACAAACTCATTAAGAGTGCAAGTCTTAACCGATAGATTAGGGCATGTCACCGTATGTATATGCACATAATGAGAATTGAGAAACTCCGTCTTATCACTGAGTGTATTCATGTGAAGAGAGAACACATGAGAGAAACACTAACACCATAATATACACGCCTGCGATCAAGAAAGGAGAATTATTTATATCAAAATTCAGAGATCAGGAGAGGAAAATTACTTATAATCAAAATTAAGAATAGGGTGACAAACTTTGACACTTCAATAGCACCCGCTCGAAGTGTGAGGGGTGATGTTTGGAGTGCGAAAATCATTTCCCGCAAAAATTTTGAAAGCACATTTGTTAAGAATAAGAGTGGGAGACAAGACTTGTCAAACAGACATAGAAACTTTTCAATGAGGAGCAGAGATTCACATTTTTCTGCCAAAATACTAAATCCTCACCAATAACTtgaaaataagaagaagaaaaaagtgaaATTAAATCATCAAAAGACATCGTCATCGATTCATGTTTCGACAGATTGGAAGCAACAGAGATGACCCACAAAACCAACATCCAAGATTCCTTAAAAGAGTACTGTTTGATTCATAGAAAGACCAGACTAAATTAAGCAAAAACTAACAGACCAGAAGCAGGAGAGGACAGTAAGGGTGAAGTTGCTGGTTTAACCACTGTTCGGGCACTCCCTTGCGAAATGGCCAGACTGTCCACACTTGTAGCAGCCACCGCCTCCACCACTGCCACGGCCACCACTGCCACGGCCACCACCACCATAGCCTCCACCGCCCTGGGAGCAGTCCCTCGCCATGTGCCCTGACTCACCACACTTGTAGCAAGCACCACTGCTACCCCCTCCACCGCCCTGGGGGCACTCCCTCGCCATATGCCCAGACTCACCACACTTGAAGCAAGCACCACCGCCGCCGCCTCCACCGGTACGGCTGCCGCCACCATAGCTTCCACCGCCCTGGGAGCAGTCCCTTGCCATGTGCCCAGACTCACCACACTTGTAGCAAGCACCACCTCCACCGCCTCCACCACCCTGGGGGCACTCCCTCGACATGTGCCCGGACTCACCACACTTGAAGCAAGCACCACCTTTACTGCCGCCGCCGCCCTTGGGGCACTCCCTTGACATGTGCCCGGACTCACCACACTTGAAGC from Malus domestica chromosome 01, GDT2T_hap1 includes:
- the LOC103432588 gene encoding serine/threonine protein phosphatase 2A 57 kDa regulatory subunit B' alpha isoform isoform X2; the encoded protein is MLTKIIKRSHRKSPKPDSTDPEFDPESRLVILSPLMETLPLLLDAAVSDRPALLLKKLQLCSFYCDFSSSLKSAGEKELKRQTLMELVDFIHSGSLKLTGPMQEELIRMVSINIFRCLPPSSDVIEPDEEEPYQEPSWPHLQIVYELLLRYIASPETDAKVAKRYIDHIFVLRLMELFDSEDPREREYLKTLLHRIYGKFMVLRPFIRKAMNNVFYRFIFETQRHCGIGEFLEILGSIINGFALPMKEEHKLFLARALIPLHKPKSISAYHYQLAYCIIQFVDKDSKLAELVIKGLLKFWPVTNCQKEVLFLAELEDVLEATQAVEFQRCMLPLFGQIGRCLNSPHFQDCKGTIYRLLKDDGFESKAPFV
- the LOC103432588 gene encoding serine/threonine protein phosphatase 2A 57 kDa regulatory subunit B' alpha isoform isoform X1; protein product: MLTKIIKRSHRKSPKPDSTDPEFDPESRLVILSPLMETLPLLLDAAVSDRPALLLKKLQLCSFYCDFSSSLKSAGEKELKRQTLMELVDFIHSGSLKLTGPMQEELIRMVSINIFRCLPPSSDVIEPDEEEPYQEPSWPHLQIVYELLLRYIASPETDAKVAKRYIDHIFVLRLMELFDSEDPREREYLKTLLHRIYGKFMVLRPFIRKAMNNVFYRFIFETQRHCGIGEFLEILGSIINGFALPMKEEHKLFLARALIPLHKPKSISAYHYQLAYCIIQFVDKDSKLAELVIKGLLKFWPVTNCQKEVLFLAELEDVLEATQAVEFQRCMLPLFGQIGRCLNSPHFQVAERALYLWNSEHIVTLISQNRNVILPLVFEALEKNTQGHWNQAIHGLTGNVRRMFQEMDAELFEECQQQYLEKETRTREQEEQRQLTWKRIEAAAANVGEDMVLVS